The DNA region ACGAGTATAATTAAACGAGTATAATTGAGATCATACTTATTTCCAAACTGTGCATCAGACCACACCATTGATAGTGGGACTGTCTGTTGCTGCTGCTGCATATGCTGGAAGGTATGGCATCCAAGCTTGGCAAGCATTCAAGGCCAGACCACCCACTGCAAGAATGCGTAAATTTTATGAAGGAGGTTTTCAGCCTAAAATGACGAGGAGGGAAGCAGCTCTTATTCTTGGAGTCAGGTATGTTCTGTCATTCTTGTTAAGACTTGGTGGGATTTCCAACACGCAATGTGCAGAATCATCTTTTGTGAAGGCCTCCTATTTTGTCAATCACAAAGAACTTGATTGTGCAGTTTGTACATTTTAATCTGACATGCCCTCAGAGTTTTGGGTCTAGTGGCAAGAGCATAGCTTGTGATGTGTGATTAAGGCGCGTGTCACGGGTTCGAACCCTGTCGCAGAAAAAAGccttggtatttaagtggagaagggtagaggggcggaCCCATTATCCACCAAGACAAAAGACTACTCTGTGACACTGTTAATATCCTATACCTTAATTGTATCAATGTTGCTATGACTTAAGCAATGATCTAAAGTTGTAAGATGAAACCTTTGTCAAAGTATGTTGATATTCTTTATCTTTGGTTCAATTTCCTTGCGTGGAAATAAGTTAGTTGCCAGCCTACATGTATGCCTTCTTTTTTTTCCATGTCTTATTCAGATAAGATTTCCCATGCTTGATCATAGAATACATTACAAATCTGAAGATGCTCATTATTTGCATAGATGGGGAGATGGCTTATGGTCGTTTTAATGGTACTGCATTGATGTATATCCACAATAATGTCATTGCAGATATAAGAAATAACATTATAATGACTATACATAATTAAGAGTAGTGTCAATGTGTCCCTTGCTAAAGGATGCAGACATATGGTGAAAACAAGTTTTGGATGGTAGATTTTGAACATTTAATATTTTCGTGTTGCACATTGATATTGACCACTCTAACTCATTCTAGCTTATGTTAATTTATCTCAGAATACTATTTATATTAACAGGAGAAACGTCAATTTATGTTTCTTACTAGGAAGCAAAATTGAAGCGATGCAAATATTAGTGAAAAATGAGTTTTCTTTTGTGGATTTTGGAGATTTGTTATTTTCTTGCATAATCATATTTACCATAATAAATTACTTACTAAATTTAAATCTTAGTTAgcaatatttattatttttcttcattaAGCGTTATAAATAAATATTGCTCTCTTGATCCCAATTTATATGACATTCTTTCAGTTTGGTATGTCCCAAAATGTTGACACTATTCCACCGATAATGTTTAAATTCATTTTTTACGACTCTTCAACTTCAattcttttgtttcatttaacTATTCAAAATTTctctgtgtgacctataggtcaagGGTTCGAGCCATGGAATCGGCCAttgatgcttgcattagggtaggatGCCTACATCACATCCCCTTGGGGTGAGGCCCTTCCCTGAACCCTGCGTGAACGCGGGATGCTTCgtgcatcgggctgcccttttttaacTAATCAAAATCTAAACTATGATGTGACGTTTTCTCTATTGAACTtgtcaattatttatttaatactTTCTTCCCGTAATAGTTTTGTATCTTTGTTAACCATACACTAGCCTTCCACAACTCACATCTCCTTTGTTAAACGTAAATACAAACTAGCCATACTTGTGCATTCTTGAAATTCGAGATCAGAAGAAGGTAGAGATGTTAAATCACAGCTGATCTATGGGAAAGGCCCCTTTGAAGGATTAACTCCTCTTTTTTAAAACTATCCTGTACCCGATACACCCGATACACATTAGTCTGACTAATCTAGATTCGCGTCGCATAGGGTCCTTTAAAGGGGGAAGCGCTCCCTACCAGGATATTTCCATTCACCAGGCTCAaacccgagacctctggttaGGGGTGGAGGGATCCCATTTATCACATTATATGCATCCCCTGGTGGTGAAGGATTAACTACTCAATCTTTTGAAACATGACTGATAGATGTATTAAATGGTTTATAGCATAAGTATGGTGGTTCTTCATTTCCTTAACTTTTTTCCCCGGGAGTCTTCTTGGTCAAGTGTCTCTGAGATTGACATTAGTTTGACATGGTTGCTAAGTAAAAAGCAATGCTTTTGAGACAAGTCAAAAGTGCATGCTGGCATCAGGTTTTGATGCTCTTGCACCGAAGACAACTACAGTGATCTCTTTGAGATGAAGTGGAAAAATCCCTTCTTTTCCCTATTTCCTTTCAATAGATCATATAGATAGTAACACTTTATCTTCTCCAAGAAGGCCATATTTAGATGCTTTGGTATCTTCTTATAACATGATGAGATTCAGCTAGTACTTTATGTTTGAGCTATGAGGAGATGATTTGAGACATGTGGGGTAATCTCCGCTTTCAAATCAGTATGCCGCTTGTAGTAGAATATATGGGCAAATAACATATTTAATTTGTTTCTTATTATCCCTCAGGTTTCATTTCCTGACTTTTGGTCTAGTATGCTTTGTCGCCTATCTCCCCTCTCCCCCTTATAGGCTTGTGGTTTGGTTGATTGTAATAATATATACTCCCATACTTGTTAAAGTGGAGAAAAGTATTATCAATTCATTTTCCACTAAGTATTTGCACATTCAACAGGGAAAGCACGCCACCAGAGAAAGTGAGGGAGGCACATAGGAAAGTGATGGTTGCCAACCATCCAGATGCAGGGGGCAGTCACTACCTTGCTTCAAAAATTAATGAAGCAAAAGACATATTGACTGGAAAGACTAAGAACAGCGGATCTGCATTTTAATCTCAGCTGAGTCTCCTTGTTGCTTTAGAAGTTCCAAATTCATGCTTTCTGGCACTAGACACTAAAATTTTGAGTGGAAGTGGATTAATTCTTTGGACCAAGAAGCTGTATCTTAGTTGGAGAAGGGAAACCTTTGTCAGTTGTGCGCATTCGCTGAATGCGAAGAAGCTTAATGGAGTATTAAGCTAATATGTACTTTATTAATTGATGACACAGTTCATGGTTGAAGtttgtttcttctttgttagGATGCTGGAAACAAGCATATGTGCTGAATAATCAGATTATTATTATACAGCCCTGATAGTTCTGAATTACTTCCATTTTAGAAGTGATTCCTGCAATTTGTGAACCAACTCTATTGGTTGCATGACATCTTAAGATAAGGGAAAAAGGTTAAATTTGCTGCTATACTATTTGAAATTAAGTTATTTTATTAGACTTTTGATTTAATATTGTCCTACCTTTATATAAAAGTTTCATTTTTATCCTTGACCCATAACGCAAGCGCTAACATCAGAGTAATTTTAAATCATAGTCTAAAATTGAGGAGTAAATTTTGAACATTTTTTCTAAAAGAATTTGGACCAACTTCATGCTGCAGTTTTCTCTTAATGAGAAGGACATACAAGATGATTTGCTTAAGGCAAGGGTATAAatggacaaaaaataaaatagaggatGAAATTGAGCAATTTTAAATGTTGTTGGGCAGAATCAAAACTTTTCCTGTTAGATAATATGACTGTTCATTCGCTTGACGGTTACTCTCAAGTCTTAGCCAAATTTAGAGCTCTAGTCTCATGTGTGGAAATATGCGGACCAAAAGTGCAGAACTGTTTTAATTGAAGATTAAAAATGTTTAGTTTGAAATTAAAAGGACTAAAATTAAAATTTGCTAAAAAGGGAATAAGATGTGCAATTATCCCTTTACCCCTCGCACAACTTCCTTAACAGTAATCCATTTTGTTTGGTAGGAAATCATTTACTCTGGCACTCCTATTGTATGTGTTACCATTATCATCTGACGATAGTTTCGCAAATTCTGACTAGATCTTCATAAATTTGGTTTATGAATTATttgatccaaaaaaaaaaaaaaaaaaagaaataacaaaaATCTGTTGTTTAAGTCTAGACAACCAACTGATAATGAAAGATGATAACTTAATTAAACAACACATACAATAGGCACATGCAtgtgtattttatgtatttaattaaagaaaatagttgttcaaagttcaaactaATAAAACCAGAAAAGGTATACGATATCCCTAAAGAAAGATTACCCCATCTTTACCAACTAAGCTTTACTAAGATATCACAACTTCCAGAATAAATTAATTAGGTAGGACATATATATGCAGATGCTAAAATATGGCTGTATGAATAAATAACTTACCCCCCCCCCCAACGTTGGGGACATAAGTGGATTCAGATttttaattttatgggttcaaGATTCTGATTTCAATTAGTGATCCATCATCTTGTTTGAGTTATGAGTTTGTAGCTCAATTTTTTCAGCAATTTTCGTAAATTTTGTAAAATACAGGCCTATAAtaaaagttatgagttcaattgaaTTCATAGCTAAACAATTGGATCCGCCCCTAGTTGGGGAGGGATATTAGTATGAAAATAATTTACACACATTcaatatttaaacaaaattataGTTTATCATAATTAAGTGATAAAATGAGGTGAAAATGTGTTTGTtataattaaatagtaatttgtTTTTATGCAAATACATGCAATGCATTTGTTAGTTTGACATAATTAATAGGTACACTACAATACCTTAGAATAAAAGGGAAAACCCTAAAGAATCTTTTGCCATAGAAAACACCAAAACCAGACAGCTCTATACTTTCTTGCACACATGCAAATGCCTAGCTAGTGAGTACTAATTATAATGTTTTGATTTCGACAGTCATTTTGCAAAATGTTAGGTTGTTTGGCCTAGAAGTAACATCACTTATCAGGTTGTCCCCTTTAACAATAATTTGGATTTGTCTTGTGTATGTATTATACCATGTCACATTTCAGGGTCCAAATCATTAACTAACAAAAATTGTTTGGGGAAGTGCGTGGAGTAAGTCCTTTGTTTTCTCAAAGTAAATTTGTTGTGAAATATAATATATGACGTTCTAAAAcaataaaaagtattttttttattcgtCCTAATAGcttcaattagtagagtattaatTAGGGCAAAAATTACTTTTAGTCCGTAATCAAAATTATTTATATCCGATAGTCATAAAAAtgtataaatttatatatatatacatttattcggctattattttgagaacggctatacaatattatttttttatttaattaagcGAGACATTTAATAGAGAAACAAAagattttagttaaatatttaaTGATTAagcatattaatttttttttaaaaaggtgtaaatttttatgattttaccAGACAGATGGCCAAGTCCTCATCAAACATCTTTACTTATGAGATTTCACATGAAGTAAGAAATTCAAAAGAATAACAGAAATCATGCAATAGTACATTGATGATAAATGAGATTCACTTGCTTGTTGCGGCTTTCTTAAAAGTTGATACTTGACTTAAACCTAAAGTGAGGTATATTGTATTTTCACAACAAATCTGAATAGGCTTCATATATTTGGTTAATgaatttaaaaaaggaaaaatccttttttaaaactaaaacctTGATAACTAACTGACAACGAAGCATAATTCATTTAAGAAGATACAAGTTAGGTGCATGCATATATTAAgtatttaattaaagaaaaaaaatgttcatAACTAACAAAGAAAGTCCTTTTTCAACAAACACGATTCTAGATAACACAAATTAGGTTAAATACATCGAAACGAACTCTATAAACAAGTGCAATCCTCTCTTCGCCAACTCTTTATCTTTGTTGGGATTTTTGGTACCTTAGAATCAAAGAGACAACTCTAAAGAATCTTTTGCCACGTAGCAAAACTCCAAAACCAAACAGCTCTAGTCTTCTTGCACAcataaaagggcagcccggtgcatgTAGGATCCGGAAAAGTCGAAAAGGGTTGCACCCTAAGGGGTGTGAACTGTGAAGTACACatcctaccctaatgcaagcattaatggCTGTTTTCATGACTCGGCCCGTAACATATAAGTCACACAAAGATAACTTTATCGTTTCTCAAGgctcaaataaattaaattacatgTTTTTTAGTTAacctttcatttttcaaaatgttagttaattagtttgtTTGGCCTATATATCATAGGCATCATGTGTTAAAACGTCACCTTTCTACTGATTTCTATTTGCTTTGTGTCTTTATTATACGATATTTCCCGTATTATAGTTTTTTGTTGAAGTAATTATAAGATTTGTCGAATTATTGAGAACGAAACTGCACATAATTAGCGTAATTAAGTCAACCGCGCAAGTGAAAGAAATTGCGATTAGAAAAGATTTCGATCCGTGAGGTCTGTGGGTATTAGGAACTATAGAGTATCATTCTTACAACTCTAAATATGTTCTAATTATAGTCATGTTATAGGTATAATGTTCCTGCACATAGAGGCGGTGTTAtgatttgaaatttatgggttcGAGATATTAGTCTatttaagttattgggttctaaattaataatttgttcatatttaatgaatttcttaagacaaatatatAGTTTGGACCAAATTCtattgggttcggccgaacccgtgtCTCGTATGCTAACTCTCCGCCCCTGCCTGCAcatgttttatatatataaaatattaagaATTAAATTCCATGGGGCTCACGCCCAGCATTTCGGAGCTTACGCTTCCCCCGTATAAAAGAAAACGCCTTGCCTTACGTTAAAATTTTTTAAAACGTCTTTTTAAACACTGATATATAATGAACATGCAAGTAATTTTGTATAATGATATTAAATTCTTGCTCGTGCCTTTTTTTCCAACTAAGTGCGAGCTTGCTCACATTGCCAGTTAAACTACCTAATTCATGATAAATCCTAAATCCTCATAATACGTTGACTTGAAAGGAATTTAAACGAGGAATGTGATTATCTATGCTGACTGGACTTGTTTACGCTGACTTAAACATACTTTTCTTATACTCCATCGGATTCACTTTTACTGTCacgttttaatttttttaagctctttaagaaataataaatgaagtgcataaattaccatgatacccatattaattgatgtatattttattgaatttgagaaaatgatttgaaatgagtaataaatattgtgggtataaaaaaaaaattgtttgtttTCACAAGTAGAGTATGAGTAGCATAGTATATACGCAGATCTTATCTCTATATTGTGCAATATTTTCGATAGACCTTCGGCACACTGAGAATAAAATCACAACAGTTTTAACAAAGAATTACgaaaaagaaacagtaaaaacatGCCGAAAAACAATTCACCAATATTTACTCTAATATTATTCATATGTAAAACCACCAAATatgaagaaggaagaaaagaagcAGTAATTTTTCCTCATTGACTTTCATTTTAGACTAACTTACAAgcccaaaaaatataaaaaattagacAGAACAAAAATGGAAAACAGATTGAAGTAGAGTAGTCACTATCATTGGACTAGAAAACAAGTGAAAGCCATCCAATTCAGTGCTTTGTTTGGCAGTGGTTGCTATAGTGTCAAGTATCTCCGCTTTCAACtaagagattgtgagttcgagtcatcccaaGAATAAGGTGGAAAGTTCTTGGAGGGATGGAGCcgagggtttatcggaaacagcctttctactccaaggtaggggtaaggtctgcgtacacactactttTCCCAGATCCACAAgtgaaattatactgggttgttgttcgGTAACTTTGAGAGGTATCATTCACTAACCTTGGGTCCCACAACATCCAATAGAGCGTGGTTAAAGCGCGTGTTTCACGAGAGTGGGTATTAATTTAATTATCCAATTCAGCACTTCTTTCCATCTTTTTCCTAATACTCCTATCTTTTCACTTTCTTCGTTTCCCTGACAAAAACAGAACTATATATAAGACAAGTGAAGAACAGAGACAAAAACAAAGAGGACAGTGACTTAATTGGAAAACTCACTggatctttcttcttcttcttctccttagGCATTTTCTTGgagtttttcttttttgcaaaaGATAGCAGCTGCTGGTTTTCACTAGAAAGCTTTATTTTCACTTGACTGAGATCTTTCTGGTCAGTTCAAAACTGTTTCTTTTATACTGTAATGGTTATGTTTGTCCCTCTGTTTTCATGTGTTTGTTGTACTACACTACTAGTGGTTGTTGAAAACATTCATTTTTCATGTGGTtttggtttctttttcttttcttttttcttttttggttgaaTGGGTGTTGCTTTCTTTAGAATTAAGCTTCAGTCCTTGAGTATGTTTTTAGTTGGTTTTTAAGTGTAAGTTGGCGTTTGAGGTTTGCAAAGTTCAATAAAGTCACGAGTATGAGCGGTAGGAGAAGCCATTAATGCTTGCATTGGTTAGATTGTCTACGTCACACGCGTGCGGATCTTCCCGACCTTGCGTGAACGCGGGACTTTGTGCACCATActgttttttttcttctgttgttttctgttttctgtt from Nicotiana tabacum cultivar K326 chromosome 24, ASM71507v2, whole genome shotgun sequence includes:
- the LOC107799119 gene encoding mitochondrial import inner membrane translocase subunit TIM14-1 gives rise to the protein MTTPLIVGLSVAAAAYAGRYGIQAWQAFKARPPTARMRKFYEGGFQPKMTRREAALILGVRESTPPEKVREAHRKVMVANHPDAGGSHYLASKINEAKDILTGKTKNSGSAF